A single Crateriforma conspicua DNA region contains:
- a CDS encoding polyprenyl synthetase family protein yields the protein MTRHPKPAKVPESSTARLSPTITAPITIRFLSTPGAVGAPAGRPPSGWQTNRPDDHLVFASRVHQQKEIGLSTGLRPSEVSGAATASPVAPSNEPKGRRKTSHLKEVPPTLELRESLRARCAEVAARLPRDAPLTKDEMELVARQTLQEADLPESYVGWMMVMLSSEFWRDQLASVPPERRLFLLPHCLKHAEGCPADYDQFGMNCKECGACSIADFRGLAEDMGYRVLVAEGSPVVMKIIVGGYVDAVIGVACLNVLEKAIDKVLLAGIPCMAVPLLSSDCRNTKVDEPWVDAMIRTPYQPAKAKTRSYVHLMRAASELCGPESLNQLAPRLRADLSLGEQAVSREQVQTIDPIAATEHIAYDFLHRGGKHSRPFITLASYDAMTGGKLTEAADHGDANADDSPSDAQRTLNSIPEAVRRAALCIETFHKASLVHDDIEDDDAYRYGQLAVHRRFGLSTAINVGDYLIGLGYRLLSRRGTDDSDASIDDAARLDVLDNLAAAHTRLSEGQGAELLWRDTMDRSLEPIDALKVYALKTSPAFEAALFSGIRLAGDATEYVEPIRKFCRNLGVAFQILNDIGDFSDPDNKVVGGGDVLGGRPTLLYALALQSLDDRDSRRLMELATPREDAMEKENSERLAEIRRLYHRGDVFSTAMTLVDKHQARAEQVADEISPDSLRRLLYFLVDTVLQRPDLPSPDVVSLGSLPVTASGNVSTT from the coding sequence ATGACCCGCCATCCGAAACCGGCCAAGGTTCCCGAATCTTCGACCGCCCGCCTGTCACCCACGATCACCGCACCGATCACGATCCGCTTTTTGTCCACGCCGGGCGCGGTCGGCGCACCAGCGGGTCGCCCGCCATCGGGTTGGCAGACGAATCGCCCCGATGATCATTTGGTTTTCGCTTCCAGAGTTCACCAACAAAAGGAAATCGGTTTGTCCACAGGACTCCGCCCCAGCGAAGTATCCGGAGCCGCGACGGCCAGTCCGGTTGCTCCGTCGAACGAGCCCAAAGGCCGGCGAAAAACCAGTCACCTAAAAGAAGTCCCGCCGACGTTGGAATTGCGGGAAAGTTTGCGAGCACGCTGTGCCGAAGTCGCCGCGCGGTTGCCCCGCGACGCACCGCTGACCAAAGACGAAATGGAACTCGTCGCCCGACAAACGTTACAAGAAGCCGATCTGCCGGAATCCTACGTCGGTTGGATGATGGTGATGCTTAGCAGTGAGTTTTGGCGCGACCAGCTGGCGTCGGTCCCACCGGAACGCCGACTGTTTCTGCTGCCGCACTGCTTGAAACACGCCGAAGGCTGTCCGGCGGATTACGACCAGTTCGGCATGAACTGTAAAGAATGTGGGGCTTGCAGCATCGCGGATTTCCGTGGTCTTGCCGAAGACATGGGCTATCGCGTGTTGGTCGCCGAAGGTTCACCGGTGGTGATGAAAATCATCGTCGGCGGCTATGTCGACGCGGTCATCGGTGTGGCCTGCTTGAACGTTTTGGAAAAGGCGATCGATAAAGTCTTGTTGGCCGGGATCCCGTGCATGGCGGTTCCGCTGTTGTCCAGCGATTGCCGGAACACCAAAGTCGACGAGCCTTGGGTCGATGCGATGATTCGCACGCCCTATCAACCGGCCAAGGCAAAGACACGCAGCTATGTGCACTTGATGCGTGCGGCCAGCGAATTGTGTGGTCCCGAATCGTTGAACCAGTTGGCCCCCCGCTTGCGCGCCGACTTGAGCCTGGGCGAACAGGCGGTCAGCCGTGAACAAGTTCAAACGATCGACCCGATCGCCGCGACCGAACACATCGCGTACGACTTTTTGCATCGCGGCGGAAAACACTCGCGTCCCTTCATCACGTTGGCTTCGTACGACGCGATGACCGGCGGCAAATTGACCGAAGCCGCGGACCACGGTGACGCCAATGCCGATGATTCGCCAAGCGACGCGCAGCGAACGCTGAATTCGATTCCCGAAGCCGTTCGACGCGCGGCACTGTGCATCGAAACCTTTCACAAAGCCAGCTTGGTCCACGACGACATCGAAGACGATGATGCGTACCGATACGGCCAATTGGCCGTGCACCGACGGTTCGGACTTTCGACGGCGATCAACGTCGGCGACTATCTGATTGGCCTGGGCTATCGACTGCTCAGCCGACGTGGCACCGACGACTCCGATGCATCGATCGATGACGCGGCACGCTTGGACGTGCTGGACAACTTGGCCGCCGCACACACGCGATTGTCCGAAGGCCAGGGTGCCGAATTGCTGTGGCGGGACACCATGGACCGCAGCCTGGAACCGATCGACGCGTTGAAGGTCTATGCCCTGAAGACGTCGCCCGCGTTCGAAGCCGCCCTGTTCAGCGGCATCCGCTTGGCCGGCGACGCGACCGAGTATGTCGAACCGATCCGCAAGTTTTGCCGGAACCTGGGCGTTGCCTTTCAGATCCTGAATGACATCGGCGATTTCAGCGACCCCGACAACAAGGTCGTCGGGGGCGGCGACGTCTTGGGCGGCCGGCCGACGTTGCTGTACGCATTGGCACTGCAATCACTGGATGATCGCGATTCACGGCGGCTGATGGAACTGGCGACTCCGCGGGAAGACGCGATGGAAAAAGAAAATTCCGAACGTCTTGCCGAAATCCGGCGGCTTTATCATCGCGGTGACGTTTTCAGTACTGCGATGACGCTGGTCGACAAGCACCAGGCACGTGCCGAACAGGTCGCCGATGAAATCAGCCCTGACTCGTTACGCCGTTTGTTGTATTTCTTGGTCGATACGGTTTTGCAGCGGCCCGATTTGCCGTCACCCGACGTCGTATCGTTGGGCTCGCTGCCCGTCACCGCATCCGGAAACGTTTCCACGACCTGA
- a CDS encoding prenyltransferase/squalene oxidase repeat-containing protein yields MQDRGVHSHWTGTLSPSALGTATAVSAMSALLMDRQNQSPDATGPLFGSHHVAPELTAANVTESVGRGIAYLATQQNSDGGFGDTDRSLSNIATSYLVLAASELAAQALGPGNGLSSGVLKRLQGYIDRTGGLDALRRRYGKDKTFVVPIMTNLAIAGLLDWGHIPALPFEAAVFPQSMYRFLQMPVVSYAVPALVAMGQARFLLGPKPLPPVRWIRSASVDRTMEVLRDMQPESGGYLEATPLTAFVVMSLAATGRSNVTVARQGLLFLLRSMTDEGSWPIDTNLATWVTSLSVLALSTDDSDDQRWCDEAWVDWHLECQHRKRHPFTGAEPGGWGWTDLSGAVPDSDDTPAAILALCRARESVALAKQQDIDRAVMDGVLWLIRLQNRNGGWPTFCRGWGKLPFDRSSTDLTAHAIRALQAAVATGSIKDENLNRAIDAAVAFGLRFLRRQHRDDGSWTPLWFGNQDRDDEENPVYGTARVLVCIADQWKRQSEQAAEPNRPTTPRMGLKELTSMLAKGTRWLIDHQNDDGGWGGGESVGRFHAADWNNRGEGTSVRRDVTVSTVPGAVESSIEETAQAVEALGRVLIQTAEIGEDDDPRQSAGIDRTACLAAITRGAGFLVDRWQADTTPEPWPIGFYFAKLWYHERLYPIVFSIAALATFLRSIAPDSTEMGRKPG; encoded by the coding sequence ATGCAGGATCGGGGCGTCCACTCGCACTGGACCGGAACCTTGTCGCCGTCGGCTTTGGGAACAGCGACCGCGGTCAGCGCGATGTCCGCATTGTTGATGGATCGCCAGAACCAATCACCGGACGCAACAGGACCGCTGTTTGGTTCACATCACGTTGCACCGGAGCTGACGGCGGCCAACGTGACCGAGTCGGTCGGTCGAGGCATCGCCTATTTGGCAACGCAGCAGAACAGCGATGGCGGCTTCGGCGACACCGACCGCAGCCTGTCCAACATCGCGACCAGCTATCTGGTTCTAGCGGCATCGGAATTGGCAGCCCAAGCTCTCGGGCCGGGAAACGGTCTATCCAGTGGTGTTTTGAAACGACTGCAAGGCTACATCGATCGAACCGGTGGATTGGATGCACTTCGGCGACGTTACGGAAAGGACAAGACGTTCGTCGTCCCGATCATGACGAATCTGGCCATCGCTGGCTTGCTGGATTGGGGACACATTCCGGCGTTACCGTTCGAAGCGGCGGTGTTTCCACAGTCGATGTATCGATTCCTGCAGATGCCGGTGGTCAGCTATGCGGTCCCGGCGTTGGTGGCGATGGGACAGGCTCGTTTTCTGCTGGGGCCCAAGCCGTTGCCTCCGGTGCGTTGGATTCGTTCGGCCAGCGTGGACCGTACGATGGAAGTTTTGCGAGACATGCAGCCCGAAAGCGGTGGCTATTTAGAAGCAACACCCTTGACCGCATTCGTGGTGATGAGTCTGGCGGCGACCGGACGCAGCAATGTGACGGTCGCGCGACAGGGGCTGTTGTTTCTGTTGCGTTCGATGACCGACGAAGGCAGTTGGCCGATCGATACGAATCTGGCCACATGGGTTACGTCGCTATCAGTGTTGGCTTTGTCGACCGATGATTCGGACGACCAACGTTGGTGCGACGAAGCTTGGGTCGATTGGCATTTGGAATGCCAACACCGCAAGCGTCATCCGTTCACAGGTGCCGAGCCCGGCGGCTGGGGATGGACGGACCTGTCGGGTGCAGTGCCCGACAGCGATGACACCCCGGCGGCGATTCTGGCGTTGTGCCGTGCCCGTGAATCGGTCGCTCTGGCGAAGCAGCAAGACATCGACCGCGCGGTGATGGACGGTGTCCTTTGGCTGATCCGTCTGCAGAACCGCAACGGTGGCTGGCCGACGTTTTGCCGAGGCTGGGGCAAACTGCCGTTCGACCGCAGCAGCACCGACTTGACCGCCCATGCGATTCGCGCGTTGCAGGCGGCGGTGGCCACCGGATCGATCAAGGACGAAAACTTGAACCGCGCGATCGACGCGGCCGTGGCGTTTGGGCTTCGCTTCTTGCGACGCCAACACCGCGACGACGGATCTTGGACGCCCCTGTGGTTTGGTAACCAAGACCGCGACGACGAAGAAAATCCGGTTTACGGGACCGCTCGCGTATTGGTCTGCATCGCGGACCAGTGGAAACGCCAATCGGAACAAGCGGCCGAACCGAACCGGCCCACGACGCCGCGGATGGGGCTGAAAGAATTGACGTCGATGCTTGCCAAAGGCACCCGTTGGCTGATCGACCACCAGAACGACGACGGAGGCTGGGGGGGCGGTGAATCCGTCGGCCGTTTCCATGCAGCCGATTGGAACAATCGTGGCGAAGGAACATCGGTCCGGCGTGACGTCACCGTTTCGACCGTGCCGGGGGCCGTCGAAAGTTCGATCGAAGAAACCGCCCAGGCCGTCGAAGCCCTCGGTCGTGTGCTGATTCAGACCGCAGAAATTGGCGAAGACGACGATCCGCGGCAATCCGCCGGAATTGACCGCACAGCTTGCCTGGCCGCGATCACCCGCGGCGCCGGCTTTCTGGTGGACCGATGGCAGGCCGACACGACGCCGGAGCCCTGGCCGATCGGCTTCTATTTTGCAAAGCTTTGGTACCACGAGCGACTGTATCCGATCGTTTTCAGCATCGCGGCGTTGGCGACTTTCCTGCGATCAATTGCCCCGGATTCAACGGAAATGGGCCGCAAGCCGGGCTAG